A DNA window from Gorilla gorilla gorilla isolate KB3781 chromosome 6, NHGRI_mGorGor1-v2.1_pri, whole genome shotgun sequence contains the following coding sequences:
- the LOC115933182 gene encoding double C2-like domain-containing protein beta produces MGPGWDLCPPLSAAALGTLDFSLLYDQENNALHCTITKAKGLKPMDHNGLADPYVKLHLLPGASKANKLRTKTLRNTLNPTWNETLTYYGITDEDMIRKTLRISVCDEDKFRHNEFIRETRVPLKKLKPNHTKTFSICLEKPLPVDKTGDKSLEERGRILISLKYSSQKQGLLVGIVQCAHLAAMDANGYSDPYVKTYLRPDVDKKSKHKTAVKKKTLNPEFNEEFCYEIKHGDLAKKSLEVTVWDYDIGKSNDFIGGVVLGIHAKGERLKHWFDCLKNKDKRIEPWHTLTSELPGAVLSD; encoded by the exons ATGGGGCCAGGGTGGGACCTGTGCCCTCCTCTGTCCGCAGCCGCCCTGGGCACGCTGGACTTCAGCCTGCTGTATGACCAGGAGAACAACGCCCTCCACTGCACCATCACCAAGGCCAAG GGCCTGAAGCCAATGGACCACAATGGGCTGGCAGACCCCTACGTCAAGCTGCACCTGCTGCCAGGAGCCAGTAAG gcAAATAAGCTCAGAACAAAAACTCTCCGTAACACTCTGAACCCCACATGGAACGAGACCCTCACTTACTACGGGATCACAGATGAAGACATGATCCGCAAGACCCTGCG GATCTCTGTGTGTGACGAGGACAAATTCCGGCACAATGAGTTCATCAGGGAGACACGTGTGCCCCTGAAGAAGCTGAAACCCAACCACACCAAGACCTTCAGCATCTGCCTGGAGAAGCCGCTGCCG GTGGACAAGACCGGAGACAAGTCCCTGGAGGAGCGGGGCCGCATCCTCATCTCCCTCAAGTACAGCTCGCAGAAGCAGGGCCTGCTGGTAGGCATCGTGCAGTGCGCCCACCTGGCCGCCATGGACGCCAATGGCTACTCGGACCCCTACGTGAAAAC ATACCTGAGGCCAGATGTGGACAAGAAATCCAAACATAAGACAGCGGtgaagaaaaaaaccctgaaccCGGAGTTTAATGAG GAGTTCTGTTACGAGATCAAGCATGGGGACCTGGCCAAGAAGTCCCTGGAGGTCACCGTTTGGGATTACGACATTGGAAAATCCAATGATTTCATTG GTGGTGTGGTTCTGGGCATCCACGCCAAGGGGGAGCGCCTGAAGCACTGGTTTGACTGCCTGAAGAACAAGGACAAGCGCATCGAGCCCTGGCACACGCTCACCAGCGAGCTCCCAGGGGCCGTGCTCAGCGACTGA